Proteins from one Myxococcus stipitatus genomic window:
- a CDS encoding TAT-variant-translocated molybdopterin oxidoreductase — translation MNTKRDTPPSQDSSSFALPVVSDRPAAAPDAVGEALEHAAANANSSEHGYGQSYWRSLEEKLGSSEYMEETRPEFPVGADLPPTGFVRREFMQLLGASLALAGATACSTRPENERLVAYTKTPPEVAPGNPLHYASAMTLSGHTSGLLVTAREGRPVKIEGNPEHPINQGAASTFEQAWLLSLYDPNRARVLRQGKLPRSVRTLNESLTSLSSKAATDNGGSRVRFLTDAVGSPLTGDLRTRILKKLPNARFYGTSSGQDTQSETLRALFGGQAVSALYDFTQADIVLSLDADFLESCPGNLLHIRQFADRRDPRKGKLNRLYMAEARFSVTGGMADHRLRMKSADVLGLAVAVAQAIGGSAGSLAGAAAGKSQLDAKHANWVQAVVSDLRAAGAGKSLVIAGERQPPAVHALAHAINAELGNANKTVRYVQSPIAEATGIAQARALVEEIEAGRVDTLVITAYNPVYTLPDDVGLAKVLSKDHPNRAKLNVIYTGLYEDETSAHADWFVPAAHPLETWGDGRSVDGTVSIAQPLIQPLFSGVPESELLALFLDEPLKPAYELLRTYWRGQSANAADFEARWESWVAQGFIENTASPAITAAPDFGAATALVSGYTPPAAGELELNFVLDYKVYDGRFANNSWLQELPEPITKMVWDNAALLGPDTAKKLNLSPGDMAELSYGGQKLTVPVWIVPGHADDTVTIALGYGRTGLHEQVAKGVGFDVKPLRSMKAPWFDGGATLTKVRGSYKFSLTQTHWRMENRPIALDMPISELEHPSEHTEFILHRVKGELKPTIQDNLVANEDTPFFDYSKGYKWGMAIDLSRCTGCSACVVACQAENNIPVVGKAQVAVSREMNWLRIDRYFEGPESDPKMVMQPVMCVHCEKAPCEYVCPVNATVHSDEGLNDMVYNRCVGTRYCSNNCPYKVRRFNYLHYTAGKTATEKMLMNPDVTVRNRGVMEKCTYCVQRIERARIDARVHKHVIKEADLKTACQQTCAAQAIVFGSLNDKQQLVTQLHEDVRAYKLLHELGTRPRTSHLIRVRNPNTALEPAKHAESKEGSH, via the coding sequence ATGAACACGAAGCGCGACACGCCCCCGTCGCAGGACTCCTCCTCCTTCGCGCTCCCGGTCGTCTCGGACCGACCCGCCGCGGCGCCTGACGCCGTGGGCGAGGCCCTGGAGCACGCCGCCGCGAACGCCAACTCCTCCGAGCACGGCTACGGCCAGTCCTACTGGCGCAGCCTCGAGGAGAAGCTGGGGTCCTCCGAGTACATGGAGGAGACCCGCCCCGAGTTCCCCGTGGGCGCGGACCTGCCCCCCACCGGCTTCGTGCGCCGCGAGTTCATGCAGCTGCTCGGCGCGTCGCTGGCCCTGGCCGGCGCCACCGCGTGCAGCACCCGCCCGGAGAACGAGCGGCTCGTCGCGTACACCAAGACGCCGCCGGAGGTCGCCCCGGGCAACCCCCTGCACTACGCGTCCGCGATGACGCTGTCGGGCCACACCTCCGGCCTGCTCGTCACCGCCCGCGAGGGTCGCCCCGTGAAGATCGAGGGCAACCCCGAGCACCCCATCAACCAGGGCGCCGCCTCCACCTTCGAGCAGGCGTGGCTGCTGTCGCTCTACGACCCGAACCGCGCGCGCGTGCTGCGCCAGGGCAAGCTGCCCCGCTCCGTGCGCACGCTGAACGAGTCGCTGACGTCGCTGTCCAGCAAGGCCGCGACGGACAACGGCGGCTCGCGCGTCCGGTTCCTCACGGACGCGGTCGGCTCGCCGCTCACCGGCGACCTGCGCACCCGCATCCTCAAGAAGCTGCCCAACGCGCGCTTCTACGGCACGTCCTCCGGCCAGGACACCCAGTCGGAGACGCTGCGCGCGCTGTTCGGCGGCCAGGCCGTCTCCGCGCTGTACGACTTCACCCAGGCGGACATCGTCCTGTCGCTGGACGCGGACTTCCTGGAGAGCTGCCCGGGCAACCTGCTGCACATCCGCCAGTTCGCGGACCGCCGCGACCCGCGCAAGGGCAAGCTCAACCGCCTCTACATGGCGGAGGCCCGCTTCTCCGTGACGGGCGGCATGGCGGACCACCGCCTGCGCATGAAGTCGGCGGACGTGCTCGGCCTGGCCGTCGCGGTGGCGCAGGCCATCGGCGGTTCGGCGGGCTCGCTGGCGGGCGCCGCGGCCGGCAAGTCGCAGCTGGACGCCAAGCACGCCAACTGGGTGCAGGCGGTCGTCTCCGACCTGCGCGCCGCGGGCGCTGGCAAGTCGCTGGTCATCGCGGGTGAGCGTCAGCCCCCGGCGGTCCACGCGCTGGCCCACGCCATCAACGCGGAGCTGGGCAACGCCAACAAGACGGTGCGCTACGTCCAGTCCCCCATCGCCGAGGCCACGGGCATCGCCCAGGCGCGCGCGCTGGTGGAGGAGATCGAGGCGGGCCGCGTCGACACCCTGGTCATCACCGCCTACAACCCGGTCTACACGCTGCCGGACGACGTGGGCCTGGCCAAGGTGCTGAGCAAGGACCACCCCAACCGCGCCAAGCTCAACGTCATCTACACGGGCCTCTACGAGGACGAGACCAGCGCGCACGCCGACTGGTTCGTCCCCGCGGCGCACCCGCTGGAGACGTGGGGCGACGGCCGCTCGGTGGACGGCACGGTCTCCATCGCCCAGCCGCTCATCCAGCCGCTGTTCAGTGGCGTGCCGGAGTCGGAGCTGCTCGCGCTGTTCCTGGACGAGCCCCTCAAGCCCGCATACGAGCTCTTGCGCACCTACTGGCGCGGCCAGTCCGCCAACGCGGCGGACTTCGAGGCCCGCTGGGAGTCGTGGGTCGCCCAGGGCTTCATCGAGAACACGGCCTCCCCGGCCATCACCGCCGCCCCGGACTTCGGCGCCGCCACCGCCCTGGTGTCCGGCTACACGCCGCCGGCCGCCGGTGAGCTCGAGCTCAACTTCGTCCTGGACTACAAGGTCTACGACGGCCGCTTCGCCAACAACTCCTGGCTGCAGGAGCTGCCCGAGCCCATCACCAAGATGGTCTGGGACAACGCCGCGCTGCTGGGCCCGGACACGGCCAAGAAGCTCAACCTGTCGCCCGGCGACATGGCGGAGCTGTCCTACGGCGGCCAGAAGCTGACCGTCCCGGTGTGGATCGTCCCCGGCCACGCGGACGACACCGTCACCATCGCGCTGGGCTACGGCCGCACCGGCCTGCACGAGCAGGTCGCCAAGGGCGTGGGCTTCGACGTCAAGCCGCTGCGCAGCATGAAGGCGCCCTGGTTCGACGGCGGCGCCACGCTCACCAAGGTGCGCGGCAGCTACAAGTTCAGCCTGACCCAGACGCACTGGCGCATGGAGAACCGCCCCATCGCGCTGGACATGCCCATCAGCGAGCTGGAGCACCCCTCCGAGCACACGGAGTTCATCCTCCACCGCGTCAAGGGCGAGCTGAAGCCCACCATCCAGGACAACCTGGTGGCCAACGAGGACACGCCCTTCTTCGACTACTCGAAGGGCTACAAGTGGGGCATGGCCATCGACCTGTCGCGCTGCACGGGCTGCAGCGCGTGCGTGGTGGCCTGCCAGGCGGAGAACAACATCCCCGTCGTGGGCAAGGCGCAGGTGGCCGTCAGCCGCGAGATGAACTGGCTGCGCATCGACCGGTACTTCGAGGGTCCGGAGAGCGACCCGAAGATGGTCATGCAGCCGGTCATGTGCGTGCACTGCGAGAAGGCCCCCTGCGAGTACGTGTGCCCGGTGAACGCCACCGTGCACTCGGACGAGGGCCTGAACGACATGGTGTACAACCGCTGCGTCGGCACGCGGTACTGCTCCAACAACTGCCCCTACAAGGTCCGCCGCTTCAACTACCTGCACTACACCGCGGGCAAGACGGCCACCGAGAAGATGCTGATGAACCCGGACGTCACGGTGCGCAACCGCGGCGTCATGGAGAAGTGCACGTACTGCGTGCAGCGCATCGAGCGCGCCCGCATCGACGCGCGCGTCCACAAGCACGTCATCAAGGAAGCGGACCTCAAGACGGCGTGCCAGCAGACCTGCGCGGCGCAGGCCATCGTCTTCGGGTCGCTCAACGACAAGCAGCAGCTGGTCACGCAGCTGCATGAGGACGTCCGCGCCTACAAGCTGCTCCACGAGCTGGGCACCCGTCCGCGCACTTCGCACCTCATCCGCGTGCGCAACCCCAATACCGCCCTCGAGCCGGCGAAGCACGCCGAGTCGAAGGAAGGGAGCCACTAG
- a CDS encoding ligase-associated DNA damage response exonuclease, with amino-acid sequence MTTLAPSQVSRPLVSVTPQGLFCEAGDFHIDPWRPVPRAVITHAHGDHARGGSQRYLGARAGEALLRRRVGADARIDSLEYGERRTLGDVTVSLHPAGHVLGSAQVRLEHRGEVWVVSGDYKRAPDPTCAPFEPVRCHTFITEATFGLPIYRWEDPRIVAEDVLRWWDANRARGRAAVLFCYALGKAQRVLAELARLTDRTVLVHGAVHGLVELYRDAGVGMLPTQRVAETRKGASFAGALVVAPPSAGGSTWMRRFGEVETGFASGWMRVRGNRRRRGFDRGFALSDHADWAELLRTVEETGAERVLTTHGQAEPLARYLRERGLDASPLATPFEGEAED; translated from the coding sequence GTGACCACGCTCGCGCCCTCACAGGTCTCCAGGCCGCTCGTCTCCGTGACGCCGCAGGGGCTCTTCTGCGAGGCCGGCGACTTCCACATCGACCCCTGGCGTCCCGTCCCGCGCGCCGTCATCACCCACGCCCACGGGGACCACGCGCGCGGAGGAAGCCAACGCTACCTGGGCGCCCGGGCGGGCGAGGCCCTGCTGCGCCGCCGGGTGGGGGCGGACGCCCGCATCGACTCGCTGGAGTATGGCGAACGGCGCACGCTGGGGGACGTCACCGTCAGCCTCCACCCCGCGGGCCACGTGCTGGGCAGCGCCCAGGTGCGCCTCGAACACCGAGGCGAGGTCTGGGTCGTCTCCGGGGACTACAAGCGCGCGCCGGACCCGACCTGCGCGCCCTTCGAGCCGGTGCGGTGCCACACGTTCATCACGGAGGCCACGTTCGGGCTGCCCATCTATCGCTGGGAGGACCCGCGCATCGTGGCCGAGGACGTGCTGCGGTGGTGGGACGCCAACCGCGCGCGAGGCCGGGCGGCGGTGCTGTTCTGCTACGCGCTGGGCAAGGCGCAGCGGGTCCTCGCGGAGCTCGCGCGGCTGACGGACCGGACGGTCCTCGTCCACGGCGCGGTGCATGGGCTGGTGGAGCTCTACCGCGACGCGGGCGTGGGGATGCTGCCCACGCAACGGGTGGCGGAGACACGGAAGGGGGCCTCCTTCGCGGGGGCGCTGGTGGTGGCGCCGCCGAGCGCCGGGGGGTCCACCTGGATGCGCCGCTTCGGCGAGGTGGAGACGGGCTTCGCGTCGGGCTGGATGCGCGTGCGCGGCAACCGGCGGCGGCGGGGATTCGACCGGGGCTTCGCGCTGTCGGACCACGCGGACTGGGCGGAGCTGCTGCGCACCGTGGAGGAGACGGGCGCCGAGCGCGTGCTGACGACCCACGGCCAGGCGGAGCCGCTGGCGCGCTATCTGCGCGAGCGCGGCCTGGACGCCTCTCCCCTGGCCACGCCCTTCGAGGGCGAGGCGGAGGACTGA
- a CDS encoding ATP-dependent DNA ligase — protein sequence MRRFADLYDTLDQTTSTNAKVEALTNYFQQAPPEDAAWALYFLTGQKLKRLLPTKLLVGWTQELTGIPDWLFAEVYASVGDLAEVIALLLDNLERPAAPDELPLSVWLEQRLLPLRAMSPAEQREQVVSWWRAMPRREVFLLDKMLTGELRVGVSSTLVVRALAKVVGVPAPDMAHRLMGTWTPSRAFFEQLVSKDVSDTDRSRPYPFYLASPLEQPPESLGALDDWLVEWKWDGIRGQLIHRHAEVYLWSRGEELVTDRFPEITEAAAALPEGTVLDGEVLAYAEGAPLPFARLQRRIGRQKLTPKVLAEAPVAFVAYDLLELDGEDQRALPLRVRRAKLEALLANHPRFPLSPAVRATDWEQLARTRDEARARNVEGFMLKRLESTYQSGRKRGDWWKWKIDPYTVDAVLLYAHPGHGRRSSLYTDYTFAVWNGDDLLPVTKAYSGLTDEEIGRLDRWIRAHTREKFGPVRSVEPEQVFELHFEAIQPSPRHKSGLALRFPRIARWRTDKRPRDADTLASLEELLHART from the coding sequence GTGCGCCGGTTCGCGGACCTCTACGACACGCTGGACCAGACCACCTCCACCAACGCGAAGGTGGAGGCGCTGACGAACTACTTCCAGCAGGCGCCCCCCGAGGACGCGGCCTGGGCGCTGTACTTCCTGACGGGCCAGAAGCTGAAGCGGCTGCTCCCCACGAAGCTGCTCGTCGGCTGGACCCAGGAGCTGACCGGCATCCCGGACTGGCTCTTCGCCGAGGTCTACGCGTCCGTCGGTGATCTGGCGGAGGTGATCGCGCTGCTGCTCGACAACCTGGAGCGCCCCGCCGCCCCGGACGAGCTCCCCCTGTCGGTCTGGTTGGAGCAACGCCTGCTCCCCCTGCGCGCCATGTCCCCGGCCGAGCAGCGCGAGCAGGTGGTGTCCTGGTGGCGCGCCATGCCCCGCCGCGAGGTCTTCCTCCTCGACAAGATGCTCACCGGAGAGCTGCGCGTGGGCGTCTCGTCCACGCTGGTGGTCCGCGCGCTCGCGAAGGTCGTCGGCGTGCCCGCCCCGGACATGGCGCACCGGCTGATGGGGACCTGGACGCCGTCGCGCGCGTTCTTCGAGCAGCTCGTGTCGAAGGATGTCTCGGACACGGACCGCTCACGGCCCTATCCCTTCTATCTGGCGTCGCCCCTGGAGCAGCCGCCCGAGTCCCTGGGCGCGCTGGACGACTGGCTGGTCGAGTGGAAGTGGGATGGCATCCGGGGGCAGCTCATCCACCGGCACGCGGAGGTGTACCTGTGGAGTCGGGGCGAGGAGCTCGTCACCGACCGCTTCCCCGAAATCACCGAGGCCGCGGCCGCCCTGCCCGAGGGAACGGTGCTCGACGGCGAGGTGCTGGCCTACGCGGAGGGCGCCCCCCTGCCCTTCGCGCGACTCCAGCGCCGCATCGGCCGGCAGAAGCTCACGCCCAAGGTCCTGGCGGAGGCGCCCGTGGCCTTCGTCGCCTACGACCTGCTGGAGCTGGACGGCGAGGACCAGCGCGCGCTGCCCCTGCGCGTCCGCCGCGCGAAGCTGGAGGCCTTGCTGGCGAACCACCCGCGCTTCCCCCTCTCTCCGGCGGTCCGGGCGACGGACTGGGAGCAGCTCGCCCGGACGCGCGACGAGGCCCGCGCGAGGAACGTGGAGGGCTTCATGCTCAAGCGCCTGGAGTCGACATACCAGTCCGGGCGGAAGCGCGGCGACTGGTGGAAGTGGAAGATCGACCCGTACACCGTCGACGCCGTGCTGCTCTATGCGCACCCGGGACACGGGCGGCGCTCCTCGCTCTACACGGACTACACCTTCGCGGTGTGGAATGGAGACGACCTGCTGCCGGTGACGAAGGCGTACTCGGGCCTCACCGACGAGGAGATTGGCCGGCTGGACCGCTGGATTCGCGCTCACACGCGAGAGAAGTTCGGGCCGGTGCGCTCGGTGGAACCCGAGCAGGTCTTCGAGCTGCACTTCGAGGCCATCCAGCCCTCGCCCCGCCACAAGTCGGGGCTCGCGCTGCGCTTCCCTCGCATCGCCCGCTGGCGGACGGACAAGAGGCCTCGCGACGCGGACACCCTCGCCTCGCTCGAGGAGCTGCTCCATGCCCGCACGTAG
- a CDS encoding cytochrome c3 family protein, which produces MSGPLFPRWTNTVSRLSAAALLAVPAIGIGGLMAYVRSPYVTNQQMPVEQPIEFDHRHHAGDEKIDCQYCHFTVDKAPSAGIPSTTVCMSCHAQVWNKSPYLTEVRKAFFADEPIRWVRVHNLPDFVYFNHAIHVNKGVGCATCHGRVDQMAAIEQTASLTMGWCLECHRNPEPNLRPPEFITSMTWTPPTDKAEAAALGKKLKIEYDVHSRESCSTCHR; this is translated from the coding sequence ATGAGCGGCCCTCTGTTTCCACGCTGGACGAACACGGTGTCGCGGCTGTCCGCCGCGGCGCTTCTTGCCGTGCCCGCCATCGGTATCGGCGGCCTCATGGCGTACGTGCGTTCGCCGTACGTCACGAACCAGCAGATGCCGGTTGAACAGCCGATCGAATTCGACCACCGCCACCACGCGGGTGACGAGAAGATCGACTGTCAGTACTGCCACTTCACGGTGGACAAGGCGCCCTCGGCGGGCATCCCCTCCACCACGGTGTGCATGTCCTGCCACGCCCAGGTGTGGAACAAGAGCCCGTACCTCACCGAGGTGCGCAAGGCCTTCTTCGCCGACGAGCCCATCCGCTGGGTGCGCGTGCACAACCTGCCGGACTTCGTCTACTTCAACCACGCCATCCACGTGAACAAGGGCGTGGGCTGCGCCACCTGCCACGGCCGCGTCGACCAGATGGCCGCCATCGAGCAGACGGCGTCCCTGACCATGGGGTGGTGCCTGGAGTGCCACCGCAACCCCGAGCCCAACTTGCGGCCGCCGGAGTTCATCACGTCGATGACGTGGACCCCGCCGACCGACAAGGCCGAGGCCGCCGCGCTCGGCAAGAAGCTGAAGATTGAGTACGACGTCCACTCGCGCGAGAGCTGCTCCACATGCCACCGATGA
- a CDS encoding ligase-associated DNA damage response DEXH box helicase, giving the protein MPARRPRSLRAQIQAARRAAQPAPSTEPRRRAPRPRRPPAPPTAGTPMQRLRGWFASKGWTPFPFQEEAWAAYARGDSGLIHVPTGAGKTHAAYIAPLAEVAEHGRKGLQILYVTPLRAVSRDVERALVEPLDLLGGDIVVESRTGDTAASVRQRQRESLPEVLITTPESLSVMLSNERAPALFSSLRAVIVDEWHELLGTKRGTQTELALARLRRFAPGLRTWALSATLANLEEAARHAVGTDAAPTLVGADLERPVEVETLLPEEVDTFPWAGHLGYSMLSRVAARLDPRESTLVFTNTRAQAERWFEGLRFARPEWGPLLALHHGSIDRDERERVERGLKDGTVRIVVCTSSLDLGVDFGPVERVVQVGSPKGIGRTLQRAGRGAHRPGATSRLLFVPTHALELVEMAAAREALARREVEPRTPPSRPLDVLAQHLVTCALGGGFTRQSLRDEVRTAAAYARLTDAEFDQALTLVTEGGPTLRAYPEFRRVVEHEGRFVVTDARVARLHRLNIGTIASDAAVELRYWRGGARLGSVEESYVSRLRPGDTFLFAGRKLELARLQGLTAYVRPARAKPTSTPRWTGGRLPLSTSLATAMRRTLEQARRGDVTSDELAAAWPVMEAQARLSRIPGLEAVLAETCQTRDGHHLFLYPFEGRGVHEGLAALLALRLTRLQKATFALSVNDYGLELLTPTPFPFEEALRPTLFTREHLAEDVDESVNVGELAKRRFRDIARVAGLVLPGLPGARKSTRQVQASASLLHDVFQRYEPHHPLLAQARREVLEQHFEEARLVRALERLEQGPLEFVDVRRPTPLGFPLVVERISASLSNESLLERVERMKERWTRDDARSA; this is encoded by the coding sequence ATGCCCGCACGTAGGCCCCGCTCGCTGCGCGCGCAAATCCAGGCGGCCCGCCGCGCCGCCCAGCCCGCTCCGTCCACCGAGCCGCGACGTCGCGCGCCCCGCCCCCGTCGCCCGCCGGCGCCACCGACCGCCGGCACGCCCATGCAACGGCTGCGCGGCTGGTTCGCGTCGAAGGGCTGGACACCCTTCCCCTTCCAGGAGGAGGCCTGGGCCGCGTACGCGCGCGGCGACAGCGGCCTCATCCATGTCCCCACGGGCGCGGGGAAGACACATGCCGCGTACATCGCGCCGCTGGCGGAGGTCGCGGAGCACGGCCGCAAGGGACTCCAGATTCTGTACGTGACGCCCTTGCGCGCGGTGTCGCGCGACGTGGAGCGCGCGCTCGTCGAGCCCCTGGACCTGCTCGGCGGCGACATCGTCGTGGAGAGCCGGACGGGGGACACCGCCGCGTCGGTGCGACAGCGGCAACGGGAGTCCCTGCCGGAGGTGCTCATCACCACGCCGGAGTCCCTGTCGGTGATGCTGTCGAACGAGCGCGCCCCGGCGCTGTTCTCCTCGCTGCGCGCCGTCATCGTGGACGAGTGGCACGAGCTGCTGGGCACGAAGCGCGGCACCCAGACGGAGCTGGCGCTCGCGCGGCTGCGACGCTTCGCCCCCGGCCTGCGGACGTGGGCCCTGTCCGCCACGCTGGCGAACCTGGAGGAGGCGGCCCGGCACGCGGTGGGCACCGACGCGGCGCCCACGCTCGTCGGGGCGGACCTGGAGCGCCCGGTCGAGGTGGAGACGCTGCTCCCCGAGGAGGTGGACACCTTCCCCTGGGCCGGACACCTGGGCTACTCCATGCTCTCGCGCGTCGCCGCCCGGCTGGACCCGCGTGAGTCGACGCTCGTCTTCACCAACACGCGCGCCCAGGCCGAGCGCTGGTTCGAGGGCCTGCGCTTCGCCCGTCCGGAGTGGGGGCCCCTGCTCGCGCTGCACCATGGCTCCATCGACCGCGACGAACGCGAGCGCGTGGAGCGGGGGCTCAAGGACGGCACGGTGCGCATCGTCGTGTGCACCTCGTCACTGGACCTGGGCGTGGACTTCGGCCCCGTGGAGCGGGTGGTGCAGGTGGGCAGCCCCAAGGGCATCGGCCGCACGCTCCAGCGCGCTGGACGCGGCGCGCACCGCCCGGGCGCCACCAGCCGGCTCCTCTTCGTCCCCACGCACGCGCTGGAGCTGGTGGAGATGGCCGCCGCGAGGGAGGCGCTCGCGCGCCGCGAGGTGGAGCCGCGCACGCCTCCGTCGCGTCCCCTGGACGTGCTCGCCCAGCACCTGGTGACCTGCGCGCTCGGCGGAGGCTTCACCCGCCAGTCCCTGCGCGACGAGGTGCGCACCGCCGCGGCCTACGCGCGCCTCACCGACGCGGAGTTCGACCAGGCGCTCACCCTCGTCACGGAGGGAGGGCCCACGCTGCGCGCCTACCCGGAGTTCCGCCGCGTGGTGGAGCACGAGGGCCGCTTCGTCGTCACCGACGCCCGCGTCGCGCGGCTGCACCGGCTCAACATCGGCACCATCGCGTCCGACGCGGCGGTGGAGCTGCGCTACTGGCGCGGCGGGGCCCGCCTCGGCAGCGTCGAGGAGTCCTATGTCAGCCGGCTGCGTCCCGGCGACACCTTCCTCTTCGCGGGCCGGAAGCTGGAGCTGGCGCGACTCCAGGGCCTGACGGCGTACGTGCGGCCCGCGCGCGCGAAGCCCACGTCCACTCCGCGCTGGACAGGGGGCCGCCTGCCCCTGTCCACCTCCCTGGCCACCGCGATGCGCCGCACGCTGGAGCAGGCCCGACGGGGCGACGTCACCTCGGACGAGCTCGCCGCCGCGTGGCCCGTGATGGAGGCGCAAGCGCGCCTGTCCCGCATCCCCGGCCTGGAGGCCGTGCTGGCCGAGACATGCCAGACGCGCGACGGCCACCACCTCTTCCTGTATCCCTTCGAGGGGCGCGGCGTGCACGAGGGGCTCGCCGCGCTGCTCGCCCTGCGCCTGACGCGACTCCAGAAGGCGACCTTCGCGCTCTCGGTGAATGACTACGGCCTGGAGCTGCTCACCCCCACGCCCTTCCCCTTCGAGGAGGCGCTGCGCCCGACCCTGTTCACCCGCGAGCACCTGGCGGAGGACGTGGACGAGAGCGTCAACGTGGGCGAGCTGGCGAAGCGTCGGTTCCGGGACATCGCCCGGGTGGCGGGCCTGGTGCTGCCGGGGTTGCCGGGAGCCCGCAAGTCCACGCGCCAGGTGCAGGCGAGCGCGTCCCTCCTCCACGACGTCTTCCAGCGCTACGAGCCCCACCACCCCCTGCTCGCCCAGGCCCGGCGGGAGGTCCTGGAGCAGCACTTCGAGGAGGCCCGCCTCGTGCGCGCGCTGGAGCGCCTGGAACAGGGCCCCCTCGAGTTCGTCGACGTGCGCCGGCCCACGCCCCTGGGCTTCCCGCTCGTCGTCGAGCGCATCAGCGCCAGCCTCTCCAACGAATCCCTCCTGGAGCGGGTGGAGCGCATGAAGGAGCGATGGACCCGGGACGACGCCAGGTCCGCGTAG
- the pdeM gene encoding ligase-associated DNA damage response endonuclease PdeM — protein sequence MDPGRRQVRVGGAAVELLPERALSWPEAGLVAVADLHWGKTESFQRHGIPVPAGVLEDDLARLSAVLLATGARRLLLLGDLVHSREGLTPPLVQRLAAWRRTHAAVEMVLLRGNHDRTAGPLPPAWELDVREDTLDLDPFRFTHHPTPTPGRYVWAGHLHPQVRLSSRGERLRLPCFHVGREVGVLPAFSAFTGGLDVVRRPGERVFALAGPSVIEV from the coding sequence ATGGACCCGGGACGACGCCAGGTCCGCGTAGGTGGCGCCGCCGTGGAGCTCCTCCCGGAGCGGGCCCTGTCCTGGCCGGAGGCCGGCCTGGTCGCGGTGGCGGACCTGCACTGGGGCAAGACGGAGAGCTTCCAGCGCCATGGCATCCCCGTGCCCGCCGGAGTCCTGGAGGACGACCTCGCCCGGCTGTCGGCGGTCCTCCTCGCGACCGGCGCCCGGCGCCTGCTCCTGCTGGGCGACCTCGTCCACTCGCGGGAGGGGCTGACACCCCCGCTCGTCCAACGGCTCGCGGCCTGGAGGCGCACCCACGCCGCCGTGGAGATGGTGCTCCTCCGGGGCAATCATGACCGCACCGCGGGCCCTCTCCCCCCGGCCTGGGAGCTGGACGTGCGCGAGGACACCCTGGACCTGGACCCGTTCCGCTTCACCCACCACCCCACCCCCACCCCGGGCCGCTACGTGTGGGCGGGACACCTCCATCCCCAGGTGCGGCTGTCCAGCCGCGGCGAGCGCCTGCGTCTGCCGTGCTTCCATGTCGGGCGCGAGGTCGGGGTCCTCCCGGCCTTCAGCGCCTTCACCGGCGGACTCGACGTGGTCCGCCGGCCTGGCGAGCGCGTCTTCGCCCTCGCCGGCCCTTCCGTCATCGAGGTGTAG
- a CDS encoding HNH endonuclease, whose protein sequence is MSGSKRRKILGIIATDATFERTDHRGREAWVGKCLHCNGHLLVGLDGEPISRATVEHILPRTAGGTDTPENLALACARCNQGKGSRHDPHYPRDARARELVEKLLTRRRERWRAPEGEEDSE, encoded by the coding sequence ATGAGCGGCTCCAAGCGGCGCAAGATTCTGGGCATCATCGCCACCGACGCCACCTTCGAGCGGACCGACCACCGGGGCCGCGAGGCCTGGGTGGGCAAGTGCCTGCACTGCAACGGCCACCTGCTGGTCGGGCTGGACGGCGAACCCATCAGCCGCGCCACCGTCGAGCACATCCTCCCCCGGACCGCCGGCGGCACCGACACCCCGGAGAACCTCGCCCTGGCCTGCGCGCGCTGCAACCAGGGCAAGGGCTCCCGCCACGACCCCCACTATCCCCGCGACGCCCGGGCTCGGGAGCTGGTGGAGAAGCTGCTGACCCGCCGCCGCGAGCGCTGGCGCGCACCGGAGGGCGAGGAGGACTCCGAGTGA